One Aspergillus oryzae RIB40 DNA, chromosome 2 genomic window carries:
- a CDS encoding uncharacterized protein (arabinogalactan endo-1,4-beta-galactosidase) translates to MLFSYLLATLPLLANAALTYKGADISSVFIEEKAGVAYKNLAGETQALEAILTDNGVNSIRQRVWVKNGDYDLTYNVNLAKRVAATGASIYLDLHYSDDWADPKHQTTPDGWSTDDINTLADQIYQYTLSVCNTFAEEKINVEIVSIGNEITSGLLWPLGKTPNYENIARLLHSGAWGVKDSKLATKPKILIHLDNGWDWDQQKYFYDTALGTGLLTSDDFDMIGVSYYPFYNEKATLASLKTSLTNIQTTYGKEVAVVETNWPVKCSSPEFAFPADLKDIPFSVDGQVTFLQRLAETLTATKASGFFYWEPAWTKNAGLGSSCEDNLLVDYNTNQVRNSVKAFGQV, encoded by the exons ATGCTCTTCTCCTACCTTCTTGCGACGCTTCCCCTTCTGGCTAACGCCGCCCTCACCTACAAGGGTGCGGATATCTCGTCTGTCTTcattgaagaaaaggccgGCGTTGCCTACAAGAATTTGGCCGGAGAGACCCAGGCCCTGGAAGCCATCTTGACTGATAATGGAGTCAACTCTATCCGGCAGCGCGTGTGGGTGAAAAACGGCGACTATGACCTGACCTACAATGTCAACCTGGCCAAGCGGGTTGCGGCGACAGGCGCCAGTATCTACCTGGATCTCCATTACAGTGATGATTGGGCGGATCCTAAACATCAG ACCACCCCGGACGGCTGGTCCACAGACGACATCAACACGCTAGCCGATCAGATCTACCAATACACATTGAGCGTCTGCAACACCTTCGCGGAGGAAAAGATCAACGTCGAAATCGTCTCCATCGGCAACGAAATCACCTCCGGCCTCCTCTGGCCGCTCGGCAAGACCCCCAACTACGAGAACATCGCGCGACTCCTGCACTCCGGCGCCTGGGGCGTAAAGGACTCCAAGCTCGCCACCAAGCCCaagatcctcatccacctcGACAACGGCTGGGACTGGGACCAGCAGAAATACTTCTACGACACGGCCCTGGGCACGGGTCTCCTCACGTCCGACGACTTCGACATGATCGGCGTCTCCTACTACCCCTTCTACAATGAGAAGGCTACGCTTGCTTCGCTGAAGACTAGTCTCACTAATATCCAGACGACGTATGGTAAGGAGGTTGCGGTGGTCGAGACGAATTGGCCGGTCAAGTGCTCGAGTCCTGAGTTTGCTTTTCCGGCGGATCTGAAGGATATTCCTTTCTCGGTGGACGGGCAGGTTACTTTCCTGCAGCGGTTGGCGGAGACTCTTACGGCTACGAAGGCCTCGGGGTTCTTTTACTGGGAGCCGGCTTGGACGAAGAATGCTGGGTTGGGGTCGAGCTGTGAGGATAATTTGTTGGTGGATTATAATACTAATCAGGTGCGGAACAGTGTTAAGGCGTTTGGACAGGTCTGA